From the genome of Halomonas sp. LR3S48:
GAGAACCGCGTGGTGACCACGCCGGCCTACATGCTCGCCACGCGCATCGGCGAGGCCGCCACGGGGATCTTCAAGCTGGTCGAGCGTATCGACGAGCTGATGGATCTCTGACGCCGCTGGCGCCCCGATACCAAGCGCCCCCGCTGCGGTCGAGCGGGGGCGCTTCGCTTTCCGGCTTGCGCTCCGGGTCAGGCGTCGTCGCGCTCCTCGACCGGGGTCGCCTCCGCCGATCGGCGCCTTCTGCGCCGCACCAGGCGGCCGAACAGGATGCCCACCTCGTAGAGCAGATACATCGGAATTGCCAAGAGGCTCTGGGAGATCACGTCGGGCGGGGTCAGCAGCATGCCGACCACGAAGCAGCCGAGGATGATATAGGGCCGCTTCTTCGTCAGGCTCTCCACCGTGGTGGCGCCGGAGAGTATCAGCAGGAAGGTGGCGATGGGGATCTCGAAGGCCACGCCGAAGGCGAAGAACAGCTTGAGGACGAAGTTCAGGTACTGATTGATGTCGGTCATCACCGCCACGTTCTCCGGCCCGGTCTGGGTGAAGAACTGGAACAGCAGAGGAAAGACCGCATAGTAGGCGAAGGCCGCGCCGGCATAGAACAGCCCCACGCTGGAGGCCAGCAGCGGCAGGGCCAGGGCCTTCTCGTTGTCGTAGAGCCCGGGGGCGACGAAGGCCCAGGCCTGGTGCAGGACGTAGGGAATGGCGAGGAACACCGCCACCACCAGGGTCAGCTTGAACGGAGCCAGGAACGGTGAGGCCACTTCGGTGGCGATCATCTGCGAGCCTTCCGGCAGCATGCCCATCAGCGGCTGAGCCACGAAGGTATAGATCTCGTTGGCGAAAGGGTACAGGCCCAGAAATATCACGAAGATCGCCACTACGGCGCGCAGCAGGCGCGAACGCAGCTCGATCAGGTGCTCGATCAGAGGGGCCTGGCCAAGTTCCTGCTTGTCGTCGGAGTCGCTCATCGGGAAGCGGCGTCCTTGTCATCGTCGGGGGAGGAGGGCTTGTCGCCTGCCGCCCTGGCATCGGCCAGGGCATCGTCGAGTCGCGCGGAGGCCGGTGGCGGCGTTTCGCCGTCAGGCTCCCGCGCCGAGGCCTCGGGCGGCTCACCGCCGCCCTGGCGTGGTGTCGGGGCGGGTTCGGCGATGCTCTCCACGTCGCGCTTGGCCTTGTTGAGGCTCTCGTCGAGTTTGGTCTGCTGTTCCTTGAGCTTCTGGCGCAACTCCTCCGCTTCGAGCTGCGAGTTGATCTCGCGCTGCATGCTCGACACGGTGCGCTTGATCTTGCCTACCCACAGCCCAACCGTACGCGCCGCCTTGGGCAGGCGCTCCGGGCCGAGCACGAGCAGGCCCACGATCCCGAGGATCAGCAGTTCCAGGAAGCCGATATCGAACATGGAGGCTTACTTGCGCT
Proteins encoded in this window:
- the tatB gene encoding Sec-independent protein translocase protein TatB, producing MFDIGFLELLILGIVGLLVLGPERLPKAARTVGLWVGKIKRTVSSMQREINSQLEAEELRQKLKEQQTKLDESLNKAKRDVESIAEPAPTPRQGGGEPPEASAREPDGETPPPASARLDDALADARAAGDKPSSPDDDKDAASR
- the tatC gene encoding twin-arginine translocase subunit TatC; amino-acid sequence: MSDSDDKQELGQAPLIEHLIELRSRLLRAVVAIFVIFLGLYPFANEIYTFVAQPLMGMLPEGSQMIATEVASPFLAPFKLTLVVAVFLAIPYVLHQAWAFVAPGLYDNEKALALPLLASSVGLFYAGAAFAYYAVFPLLFQFFTQTGPENVAVMTDINQYLNFVLKLFFAFGVAFEIPIATFLLILSGATTVESLTKKRPYIILGCFVVGMLLTPPDVISQSLLAIPMYLLYEVGILFGRLVRRRRRRSAEATPVEERDDA